The Sinomicrobium kalidii genome contains a region encoding:
- a CDS encoding GumC family protein, whose protein sequence is MQSNEQIQPIHPAGEEEINLRDQLESYLIHWKWFVLGVVLCVAAAFLYLRYATPQYSVSATIMIKDDKSGGMSSEMSAFEDMGLLFGNATNSVDNEIEVLKSRTLMENVIRQRNLNISYFTKGRIKTSEVYGNSPVKINFSVADSVLYKMDTTFTVHIKSDTRFALLDSEGENKGEYAFGENVASAMGNITVIPHFEEKDVAGRSVVMVIRPLDKVTLNYQDRLQVSLVNKNTSVIQLSLNDPVKEKAEDILDGLIRQYNEDVVADKNLVSKNTADFIDERLKVIERQLGDVEEDAESFKQSNKLTDITSEAEIALGSASDYEKRAVEAETKLQLTNYLIDYLNRNNDNSSLIPANIGPDDGNTGPLIMEYNGLVQERNRLLKSSTENHPTIINLDGQITELRQTIRETLGNLKSSQTISLNELKRQEKLLSSKISAVPEQERVFRGIQRQQQIKETLYLYLLQKKEETAISLAVTAPNAKIIDAAYGPEDPVSPKKKIVLLGSFVLGLLIPFGVIYLKDLLDTKVQGRKDIEGKLTVPFLGDIPKSQSNEEIISMDSRSSAAEAFRILRTNLDFMLANVEGDKAKKIFVTSTVAGEGKTFVSINLAGTLALSGKKVLIVGMDIRNPKLTEYVEFPHSRGLTNYLTNGETDVEGMIFKFDKEGFDHLDILTSGAIPPNPAELLMSGKVGNLFADLEDKYDYIVVDTAPVSLVTDTLLISKYADVFVYVCRAGYLDKRLLAIPENLYKEKRLPNMAMLVNDSDSKKGYGYGYGYGYGQETKPWWKRIMKKYKG, encoded by the coding sequence ATGCAATCAAACGAACAAATACAGCCCATACATCCCGCGGGGGAAGAAGAGATCAATCTTCGTGACCAGTTGGAGAGTTACCTTATTCATTGGAAATGGTTTGTACTGGGAGTAGTCTTGTGTGTGGCTGCTGCTTTTTTGTACCTCAGGTATGCTACACCGCAATACAGCGTCTCGGCTACTATCATGATCAAGGATGATAAGTCGGGAGGGATGTCTTCCGAAATGTCTGCTTTTGAGGACATGGGGTTATTGTTCGGAAATGCGACCAATAGTGTGGATAATGAAATTGAGGTGCTGAAGTCCAGGACCCTGATGGAAAATGTGATCCGGCAGCGTAACCTGAATATTTCATACTTTACGAAGGGACGTATTAAAACTTCCGAAGTGTACGGGAACAGCCCGGTAAAGATTAATTTTTCCGTAGCCGATTCTGTGCTTTATAAAATGGATACCACCTTTACGGTACATATAAAATCGGATACCCGTTTTGCCTTGCTTGACAGTGAGGGGGAGAATAAGGGAGAATATGCTTTTGGTGAAAATGTGGCGTCTGCCATGGGAAATATAACCGTAATTCCACATTTTGAAGAAAAAGACGTAGCGGGTAGATCTGTGGTGATGGTGATTCGTCCGCTGGATAAGGTAACCCTGAATTATCAGGATCGTTTACAGGTTTCGCTGGTCAACAAAAATACCAGTGTTATACAGTTAAGTCTGAATGATCCCGTAAAAGAAAAAGCGGAGGATATATTAGATGGTCTGATCCGGCAATATAATGAGGATGTAGTTGCAGACAAAAACCTGGTGTCTAAAAATACGGCGGATTTTATCGATGAACGGCTAAAAGTAATTGAAAGGCAATTGGGGGATGTGGAAGAAGATGCCGAAAGCTTTAAGCAGTCAAACAAGTTGACAGATATTACTTCAGAGGCGGAAATCGCTTTAGGGAGTGCCAGTGATTACGAAAAGCGGGCTGTGGAAGCGGAAACGAAGTTGCAACTGACCAATTACCTGATCGATTACCTGAACAGGAATAATGACAACAGCAGTCTTATCCCTGCCAATATAGGCCCGGACGATGGTAACACCGGTCCCCTTATTATGGAGTATAACGGGTTGGTACAGGAGCGTAACCGCCTGTTAAAGAGTTCCACGGAAAACCATCCGACGATCATCAACCTGGACGGGCAGATAACCGAACTGCGGCAAACCATCAGGGAAACCCTGGGTAACCTTAAGTCTTCCCAGACAATATCGCTGAATGAACTGAAGCGACAGGAGAAGCTGTTGAGCTCTAAAATATCGGCGGTACCGGAACAGGAACGTGTATTCCGGGGCATTCAAAGGCAACAACAGATCAAGGAAACGTTGTATCTTTATTTACTTCAGAAAAAGGAAGAAACGGCGATCTCCCTTGCGGTAACCGCCCCTAATGCAAAGATCATTGATGCGGCTTACGGCCCGGAAGACCCGGTTTCTCCCAAGAAAAAAATAGTATTGCTGGGTTCTTTTGTCCTGGGGCTTCTGATCCCGTTCGGGGTCATTTATTTAAAAGACCTGTTGGATACCAAAGTACAGGGGCGTAAGGATATCGAAGGTAAACTTACCGTGCCTTTCCTTGGAGATATTCCCAAATCCCAAAGTAACGAAGAGATCATCTCCATGGACAGCCGGAGCAGTGCGGCGGAAGCGTTCCGTATCTTACGGACCAACCTGGACTTTATGCTGGCCAATGTAGAAGGTGATAAGGCCAAAAAGATCTTTGTGACCTCTACGGTGGCCGGGGAAGGAAAAACTTTTGTTTCTATCAATCTGGCAGGAACTTTAGCACTTTCCGGTAAAAAAGTATTGATCGTAGGGATGGATATCCGGAACCCCAAGCTTACGGAATATGTGGAATTCCCGCATTCCCGTGGCCTTACGAATTACCTGACCAACGGGGAAACCGATGTGGAAGGCATGATCTTTAAATTTGACAAGGAAGGTTTTGATCATCTGGATATACTTACTTCCGGGGCTATACCCCCTAACCCGGCCGAGCTGTTAATGAGCGGTAAGGTAGGAAATCTGTTTGCCGACCTGGAAGATAAATACGATTATATTGTAGTGGATACCGCCCCGGTAAGTTTGGTAACGGATACTTTATTGATCAGCAAATATGCCGATGTCTTTGTCTATGTATGCCGTGCCGGTTACCTGGATAAACGCCTGCTGGCCATCCCGGAAAACCTTTACAAGGAAAAACGCCTGCCCAATATGGCGATGCTGGTCAACGATTCGGATTCCAAAAAGGGCTATGGCTATGGTTATGGCTACGGTTACGGCCAGGAAACCAAACCCTGGTGGAAACGGATCATGAAGAAATATAAAGGATAG
- a CDS encoding polysaccharide biosynthesis/export family protein, whose amino-acid sequence MMIKRLIPCHTPAFFLMLFGIVLMTSCASRKDIVYFQDIEEIDKLASKVIYDPVLQPDDLLTITVSAFDTEMAMPFNLPAVAYMGTDGMAAGRAQYQTYLIDNKGKIEFPVIGPVKLGGLTRNEAVNLLKKKISHYVKDPIVNIRIMNYKVTVLGEVARPGSYTIPNERITILEALGLAGDLTVYGKRDNILVIRDKNGEKTYTRVDITKKDVLESPYYYLQQNDVIYVEPNKAQVQSSTYNRNATVVISIASVIIALISVLTR is encoded by the coding sequence ATGATGATAAAACGTTTAATACCTTGCCATACCCCTGCTTTTTTCCTGATGCTTTTTGGTATTGTTCTGATGACTTCCTGCGCCTCCCGGAAGGATATCGTGTATTTCCAGGATATCGAGGAGATTGATAAACTGGCCAGTAAAGTCATATATGATCCGGTTTTACAGCCGGATGACCTGCTGACTATTACGGTATCTGCTTTTGATACGGAAATGGCCATGCCTTTTAATTTACCGGCCGTGGCCTATATGGGGACGGATGGAATGGCGGCCGGGAGGGCGCAATATCAAACCTATCTTATAGATAATAAGGGAAAAATAGAATTCCCGGTTATTGGGCCGGTAAAGCTGGGAGGGTTGACCCGTAATGAAGCGGTTAACTTGTTAAAGAAAAAGATATCCCACTATGTTAAGGATCCTATTGTGAACATACGGATTATGAACTATAAGGTGACCGTACTTGGTGAAGTGGCCCGGCCGGGTTCATATACTATTCCTAATGAACGCATTACCATCCTGGAGGCATTGGGGTTGGCCGGAGATCTTACCGTATATGGTAAAAGAGATAATATACTGGTGATCCGCGATAAGAACGGGGAAAAGACCTATACCCGGGTGGATATTACCAAAAAAGATGTCCTCGAATCGCCTTATTATTATTTACAGCAGAATGATGTGATCTATGTGGAGCCAAACAAGGCCCAGGTACAATCTTCTACCTATAATCGGAACGCTACAGTGGTGATCTCTATAGCCTCTGTAATCATAGCCCTTATTTCAGTACTGACCCGATAA
- a CDS encoding polysaccharide biosynthesis protein: MKKLSWDKLRRGIRLALQPGKRKLDLKNIGYLPRWIILGIDIAILVCAAIVTYVLLQGLTLSFYSRLTRLEELLMIVGVNTVFFLLFRTYAGLIRYSSYIDGLKLLFSTFASFVALAAISYTSYLVTGEKLFLVPGLFMYFIISFVFLFLFRVVVKQVFHAYFSETRKTDKTKVLIFGADSNAISVANAIRTEQPARFKILGFVDKNGHNTSKRILDLPILCKNKRISVLLRARGAQAVILADKYLTKAEKIALVDDCLENGYKVFTAPLISDWENEQDFSRQIKNIQIEDLLERKPIVLDNKSISKELKGKRVLVTGAAGSIGSEIVRQVLKYDPELLIIVDQAETPLHQLRLELNNLSGEIQHETVIADVRNYERMDRVFKAFAPEVVYHAAAYKHVPLMEENPSEAVFVNIMGTRNMADLAVEHKVEKFVMVSTDKAVNPSNVMGASKRIAEMYVQSLYFSNREKGKKTTRFITTRFGNVLGSNGSVVPLFKEQIAKGGPVTITHPDIIRYFMTIPEACRLVLEAGAMGKGGEIFIFDMGEAVKIMDLATKMIRLAGFIPEEDIEIKVTGLRPGEKLYEELLSDKAKTLPTHHEKIMIATETIDDYDYVNKTIRSIFETAKQYKNDKTVKYMKNLVPEYKSMNSLFESLDNKGSTEPSPSEPTILAEDMADKEKKKLYGTGKHRVGFSG; this comes from the coding sequence ATGAAAAAATTAAGTTGGGATAAGTTGAGGCGGGGAATCAGGCTGGCATTACAACCCGGGAAGAGAAAACTGGACCTGAAAAACATCGGTTACCTGCCGCGATGGATCATACTGGGTATAGATATTGCCATCCTGGTATGCGCGGCTATAGTGACTTATGTATTGCTCCAGGGGCTGACCCTTAGTTTCTATTCGCGCTTAACCCGCCTTGAAGAACTCCTGATGATCGTAGGCGTAAATACGGTGTTTTTTCTCCTTTTCCGGACGTATGCAGGCCTTATACGTTATTCGTCCTATATAGACGGTTTAAAATTGCTGTTTTCCACCTTTGCTTCTTTTGTAGCTTTGGCGGCGATCAGTTATACCAGCTACCTGGTTACCGGGGAAAAACTGTTCCTCGTTCCCGGGTTGTTTATGTACTTTATTATCTCCTTTGTCTTCCTGTTCCTGTTCCGGGTGGTGGTAAAACAGGTATTTCATGCCTATTTCAGTGAAACGAGGAAAACAGACAAGACCAAGGTACTGATCTTCGGGGCGGATTCTAACGCCATATCGGTAGCCAATGCTATCCGTACGGAACAACCGGCACGGTTTAAGATCCTGGGCTTTGTGGATAAAAACGGGCATAATACCAGCAAGCGTATCCTGGACCTGCCCATACTGTGTAAAAACAAACGGATATCCGTACTCCTGAGGGCCCGCGGGGCACAGGCGGTTATCCTTGCGGACAAATACCTGACCAAAGCAGAAAAAATAGCCCTGGTAGACGACTGCCTGGAGAACGGGTATAAGGTGTTTACGGCACCGTTGATCTCCGACTGGGAAAATGAACAGGATTTTTCAAGGCAGATCAAGAACATACAGATCGAAGACCTGTTGGAACGAAAGCCGATTGTGCTGGACAACAAAAGTATTTCCAAAGAACTTAAAGGGAAAAGAGTACTGGTTACCGGGGCGGCGGGTTCCATAGGCAGTGAGATCGTACGCCAGGTACTGAAATACGATCCCGAACTTTTGATTATCGTAGACCAGGCAGAGACTCCCCTGCATCAATTGCGCCTGGAGTTAAATAATCTTTCCGGGGAGATACAGCATGAAACCGTAATCGCCGATGTCCGTAATTACGAACGGATGGACCGTGTTTTTAAAGCCTTTGCCCCGGAGGTGGTCTATCATGCGGCAGCTTATAAACACGTGCCCCTGATGGAAGAAAATCCTTCGGAAGCGGTTTTTGTTAATATTATGGGGACCCGGAATATGGCCGACCTGGCTGTGGAGCACAAGGTGGAAAAGTTTGTTATGGTATCGACGGACAAGGCCGTTAACCCGAGCAATGTGATGGGGGCTTCCAAACGTATTGCAGAGATGTATGTACAGTCGCTCTATTTTTCCAACAGGGAGAAAGGAAAGAAAACAACGCGGTTTATCACTACGCGTTTTGGGAATGTGCTGGGATCCAACGGTTCTGTGGTTCCGCTGTTTAAGGAACAGATCGCTAAAGGGGGGCCTGTAACCATTACCCACCCGGATATTATCCGCTATTTTATGACCATTCCCGAAGCCTGCCGCCTTGTACTGGAAGCCGGGGCCATGGGGAAAGGCGGGGAGATCTTTATTTTTGATATGGGCGAGGCCGTAAAGATCATGGATTTGGCCACAAAAATGATCCGCCTGGCCGGTTTTATCCCCGAAGAAGATATCGAAATAAAAGTCACCGGGCTGCGACCGGGGGAAAAGCTCTATGAAGAACTGTTAAGCGACAAGGCAAAGACCCTGCCCACCCACCACGAAAAGATCATGATTGCAACCGAAACTATCGACGATTACGACTATGTTAATAAAACCATACGCTCCATTTTTGAAACCGCCAAGCAATATAAAAATGACAAAACGGTAAAATACATGAAAAACCTGGTCCCCGAATACAAAAGCATGAACTCTTTGTTTGAATCCCTGGATAACAAGGGTAGTACGGAGCCATCCCCGTCAGAACCGACCATCCTTGCTGAAGATATGGCTGACAAGGAGAAAAAGAAACTATACGGTACCGGGAAACACCGGGTAGGGTTCTCCGGGTAA